One region of Armigeres subalbatus isolate Guangzhou_Male chromosome 3, GZ_Asu_2, whole genome shotgun sequence genomic DNA includes:
- the LOC134223060 gene encoding LOW QUALITY PROTEIN: uncharacterized protein LOC134223060 (The sequence of the model RefSeq protein was modified relative to this genomic sequence to represent the inferred CDS: inserted 4 bases in 2 codons; deleted 2 bases in 1 codon), whose amino-acid sequence MNAKKTLEKVGIALRKIEKYNQVQASGTQEQGQAENLPSDPETLKRLKITKLRSSIKETSKHQLLLEKQLQEELQSNQMPQQQPLNQDPVLFDEAHQDQGKQSTPQNQSTGPPRDDLQFPQSHAQQPQQQQQQQQEQQNRGFYQEQSLRLLLHQMQIQQQQLEQQLXRRQQMEMQLQNLQSRMTAPPQRENDAPNYTFGAISGYWGPYNQRDSGIAEQPRISATKRLSETPDRSYTPRFNTQQTNSYRFLQPVHKWPFEYSGEGNIVKLSEILNQVNTYAVAEGMDDQTLLRSIKGLLKGRALQWYTRSYLNLTTWDIFKAEIKQEFLPPNYSEIVKQDLYLRFQGPNEPFTAFYRDLVATFEIVEPTISESEKLFILKSHLNTDFSPIASASRSASIRDIVAACKDFEVSRSYALRGRAPTISRALGPRHDTPVLHRSTNSRFDNNGRPPLSRQPYGSAVVSIMEHSQDFEEELDPVNIREREALQQDIAYRNENASNITEEVNAXNNWSGRSALDTAPNQLSGNSVREAPIITVCWQCENPGHTYLRCPNPKRFLFCYSCGKKGCTTKGTRSPRDCPKNNRTFRPNVSPPNGILVSEYFNRINLDNERSTQVSYTTRIFHLIPARSSVWMERSFVAAPPVDENVVSKFSFSELPPLGSPNRKQTRRGCNSAPGCNKYVCNAPCGCTDLSGSSPTRTTMTLLRIPVQLEEIYCSHHFEQPAFVTLFQTPREAALSERDSLHTTTPHNVNICINIGFSCTDYEKQVFTTLHMESHRCWLLLQLIVG is encoded by the exons ATGAATGCCAAAAAGACATTGGAAAAGGTAGGAATCGCTCTGCGAAAGATCGAGAAATACAATCAGGTACAAGCTTCAGGAACGCAGGAACAGGGACAAGCGGAGAACCTTCCAAGTGATCCAGAGACGCTGAAACGGCTGAAGATAACGAAACTGCGGTCAAGCATCAAGGAAACATCAAAGCATCAACTTCTGTTAGAAAAGCAGCTCCAAGAAGAACTACAGAGTAATCAAATGCCTCAACAGCAGCCTTTAAATCAGGATCCTGTACTTTTCGACGAGGCGCATCAAGATCAAGGAAAACAATCGACACCGCAAAACCAATCAACGGGACCGCCTAGAGATGATCTACAATTCCCACAATCTCATGCTCAGCAgcctcaacaacaacaacaacagc AGCAAGAACAACAAAACAGGGGTTTCTATCAGGAGCAAAGCCTTCGCTTACTGCTGCACCAGATGCAGATACAGCAGCAACAGTTAGAACAACAGCT CAGACGACAGCAGATGGAAATGCAGTTACAGAATCTACAATCAAGAATGACAGCACCTCCACAACGGGAAAATGATGCTCCGAATTACACATTTGGGGCAATTTCCGGATACTGGGGTCCGTATAATCAAAGAGACTCTGGAATAGCTGAACAG CCAAGAATTTCAGCAACGAAACGCCTTTCAGAAACGCCTGATAGATCCTATACACCGAGATTCAATACTCAACAGACAAATAGTTATAGGTTTCTGCAGCCTGTTCATAAATGGCCATTCGAGTATTCAGGGGAAGGTAACATCGTAAAACTAAGTGAAATCCTAAATCAAGTAAACACCTACGCTGTCGCCGAAGGTATGGACGACCAAACATTGCTCCGTTCAATTAAAGGCCTACTGAAAGGAAGAGCACTTCAATGGTACACCCGGTCGTACCTCAACCTCACAACATGGGACATCTTCAAAGCGGAAATAAAACAAGAGTTCTTACCCCCGAATTACTCGGAGATTGTGAAGCAGGATCTGTACTTGAGATTCCAAGGTCCGAATGAACCATTCACAGCATTCTACAGAGATCTGGTAGCGACATTCGAGATTGTAGAACCAACGATATCGGAGTCAGAAAAGCTATTTATCTTGAAATCACATCTCAACACGGACTTTTCTCCAATTGCTTCGGCGTCTCGATCAGCTAGTATCCGTGATATTGTTGCAGCATGCAAAGATTTCGAAGTTTCTCGTTCTTACGCACTGAGGGGACGCGCTCCAACAATTTCACGGGCCTTAGGACCCCGACATGACACTCCAGTACTTCATCGGTCGACGAATAGCAGATTTGACAACAACGGGCGGCCTCCCCTCAGCCGTCAACCATATGGTTCAGCAGTAGTCAGCATAATGGAACATAGTCAAGATTTTGAAGAAGAATTGGATCCAGTGAACATCCGAGAAAGAGAAGCACTTCAACAGGACATTGCTTACCGGAACGAAAATGCATCGAATATAACAGAAGAGGTGAATGC GAACAACTGGAGTGGAAGATCAGCTCTCGATACGGCACCGAACCAATTAAGTGGGAATTCCGTACGGGAGGCTCCGATCATAACAGTATGCTGGCAATGCGAAAATCCTGGACACACATATTTAAGATGCCCCAATCCGAAACGCTTCTTGTTCTGCTACAGCTGTGGGAAAAAAGGATGCACAACCAAAGGAACCAGGAGCCCCAGAGATTGTCCAAAAA ATAATCGTACTTTCCGACCAAATGTCTCCCCTCCGAATGGCATTCTTGTAAGCGAGTATTTCAATCGAATTAATCTCGACAACGAGCGTTCCACTCAAGTAAGCTACACCACCAGGATCTTCCATTTGATTCCCG CTCGGTCGTCGGTATGGATGGAACGCTCGTTTGTTGCCGCACCACCAGTAGATGAAAATGTCGTTTCCAAATTCTCTTTCTCGGAACTGCCACCGCTCGGCAGCCCCAACCGCAAGCAAACCCGGAGGGGATGCAACAGTGCCCCCGGATGCAATAAATATGTATGTAATGCACCATGCGGTTGCACAGATTTATCCGGTAGCTCCCCAACGAGAACGACGATGACTCTGCTGCGAATTCCTGTGCAACTGGAGGAAATCTATTGTAGTCATCATTTCGAGCAGCCGGCATTTGTAACACTCTTCCAAACGCCTCGAGAAGCGGCACTGTCGGAGAGGGATTCACTTCACACCACCACACCACACAATGTGAATATTTGCATAAACATCGGTTTCAGTTGCACCGACTACGAGAAGCAAGTGTTTACAACTTTGCATATGGAGTCCCACCGTTGTTGGCTGCTTTTGCAATTGATTGTAGGATAG